Proteins co-encoded in one Diaminobutyricimonas sp. LJ205 genomic window:
- a CDS encoding alpha/beta hydrolase, producing the protein MKLDSNAVVWSAPEAERAGRPLLVMMHGLGSNESDLFGLAPYLPLEPVVASLRAPLEYGPGYAWFLAEGDREPAANEASAAVLDWLDEQQFTSVGLLGFSQGGAMTMQLMRHRPELFSYAVNLSGFAIPSSHNGDAVLAERKPPVFWGYGTADRVIDPDFISYTDGWLPEHTSLTRRVYEGLAHGISQQELADIAAFVKDHQ; encoded by the coding sequence ATGAAGCTCGACTCGAACGCGGTGGTGTGGTCGGCACCCGAAGCTGAACGCGCCGGACGGCCGCTGCTCGTGATGATGCACGGGCTTGGCTCGAACGAGTCGGATCTGTTCGGCCTGGCCCCGTATCTGCCGCTCGAGCCGGTCGTCGCCTCGCTGCGCGCGCCGCTCGAGTATGGCCCGGGCTACGCCTGGTTCCTCGCCGAGGGCGACCGGGAGCCGGCAGCGAACGAAGCATCCGCCGCCGTCCTCGACTGGCTGGACGAACAGCAGTTCACCTCGGTCGGGCTGCTCGGCTTCTCGCAGGGCGGCGCGATGACCATGCAGCTGATGCGGCATCGCCCCGAACTGTTCTCGTACGCGGTGAACCTGTCGGGCTTCGCCATCCCGAGCTCCCATAACGGTGACGCGGTGCTGGCCGAGCGCAAGCCGCCGGTGTTCTGGGGCTACGGCACCGCCGACCGGGTGATCGACCCGGACTTCATCAGCTACACCGACGGATGGCTGCCGGAGCACACCAGCCTCACCCGGCGCGTCTACGAGGGCCTGGCGCACGGCATCTCACAGCAGGAGCTCGCCGACATCGCCGCCTTCGTGAAGGACCACCAATAA
- a CDS encoding Gfo/Idh/MocA family protein, whose translation MTFPFALPLPSHPDPRDAPVLRWGVIGPGVIAIDFVAALLKHSNQQVVAVGSRSADRARAFAERFGIARAYGSYEELVADAEVDAIYVATPMSEHHANALLAIGAGKPVLVEKSFTRTAAEARDIRDHARAAGVLVMEAMKTRYQLQRQVIDRLLEDGVLGELDSVVAQFSAPIPYAADSRLFNPALGGGVLLDIGVYPLSFAASLLGEFSDVQATGTLAASGVDDSFAAVLTTPSGSRAMVSASWRGTGPVRAEINGRQARIELGEPFQNPAPLRLISAHGERRLEWEDRRYSGREGMVFQAAAFARYLHDGLTDSPLLGLDESVRVMELLDDLRHRIGARFADER comes from the coding sequence ATGACCTTCCCCTTCGCGCTGCCGCTGCCGTCGCATCCGGATCCGCGTGACGCGCCGGTGCTGCGGTGGGGCGTTATCGGCCCCGGTGTGATCGCCATCGACTTCGTTGCGGCCTTGCTCAAGCACTCGAACCAGCAGGTGGTCGCCGTCGGCTCTCGCAGCGCCGACCGCGCGCGAGCCTTTGCGGAACGATTCGGCATCGCGCGTGCGTACGGCTCCTATGAGGAACTTGTCGCCGACGCCGAGGTGGATGCGATCTACGTCGCCACCCCCATGAGCGAACACCATGCGAACGCGCTCCTGGCCATCGGCGCGGGCAAACCAGTCCTGGTTGAGAAGTCCTTCACCCGAACCGCGGCTGAGGCCCGCGACATCCGCGATCACGCGCGCGCCGCCGGCGTGCTGGTGATGGAGGCGATGAAGACCCGCTACCAACTGCAGCGGCAGGTGATCGACCGTTTGCTCGAGGACGGCGTGCTCGGCGAACTCGACAGCGTGGTCGCCCAGTTCAGCGCGCCGATCCCCTACGCCGCTGACAGCCGTCTGTTCAACCCGGCGCTCGGTGGCGGAGTGTTGCTCGACATCGGGGTTTACCCGCTCTCGTTCGCAGCGAGCCTGCTGGGTGAGTTCAGCGACGTGCAGGCGACCGGCACGCTCGCCGCTTCGGGCGTCGACGACTCGTTCGCCGCGGTGCTGACCACTCCGAGCGGCTCTCGCGCGATGGTGAGCGCCAGCTGGCGTGGCACCGGACCCGTGCGCGCCGAGATCAACGGCCGTCAGGCGCGCATCGAGCTCGGCGAGCCGTTTCAGAACCCCGCCCCACTGCGGCTGATCTCCGCCCACGGCGAGCGGCGACTGGAGTGGGAAGACCGGCGCTACTCCGGCCGCGAAGGCATGGTCTTCCAGGCGGCAGCGTTCGCGCGGTACCTGCACGACGGGCTCACCGACTCGCCGCTGCTCGGGCTCGACGAGAGCGTGAGGGTGATGGAGTTGCTCGACGACCTGCGGCACCGCATCGGCGCTCGGTTCGCCGACGAACGATGA
- a CDS encoding DEAD/DEAH box helicase: protein MSTLLGNFSAATREWFTGAFPAPTDAQLGAWETISGGSHALVIAPTGSGKTLASFLWAIDRLASEPVPEDPLHRTRVLYISPLKALGVDVERNLRSPLVGITQTARRLGVPVPDISVGVRSGDTSSQERRMLLRRPPDILITTPESLFLMLTSAARDTLAGVETVIVDEVHAVAATKRGAHLALSLERLDQLLPKPAQRIGLSATVRPPEEVARFLGGAAPVTIVAPPASKRFDLRVAVPVEDMSELGTTSEDGTGNQGSIWPHVEEEIVDRVLENRSTIVFANSRRLAERLTSRLNDIYAERMFPTLEDELAETSQGVSAGSTSGAGSTGGGGSTSGAGSTGGGGSTSGAGSTGGGGSTSGGMPAAIMGQSGSTAAVATETELLARAHHGSVSKDQRAIIEDDLKSGRLRCVVATSSLELGIDMGAVDLVIQVESPPSVSSGLQRIGRAGHQVGEISRGVLMPQHRADLIHAAVTSERMTAGLIEELAIPQNPLDILAQHTVSAVALDAVEIEDWFQTVRHSAPFATLPRSAFDATLDLLSGRYPSDEFAELRPRIVWDRVNGMLTGRPGAQRLAVTSGGTIPDRGLFGVFMVGASTARGSGRVGELDEEMVYESRVGDVFALGTTSWRIEEITHDRVMVSPAFGQPGRVPFWKGDSLGRPAELGQAIGAFTREVASSLAAGETEEASIRDRLLASGLDDYAVTNLLSFVAEQKQATGQVPTEKTLVVERFRDELGDWRVILHSPYGMKVHAPWALAVTARVRERYGFDGAAMAADDGIVVRLPETDADAPGAELFVFEASELPDLVTTEVGGSALFASRFRECAARALLLPKYNPGRRSPLWQQRQKASQLLEVARKYPAFPIVLETVREVLQDVYDLPALTRVAAEIAGRRIRIVETETQQASPFARALLFGYVAAFMYEGDSPLAERRAAALSLDPTLLAELLGTTQLRELLDAKVIDQVEQELQRLVPERKAKDAEGVVDLLRLLGPLSVEEIAERTVLTRPVEPDGLDQREVLDQREVITGWLTELARANRVLPVQIAGTARWAVVEDASRLRDALGVALPIGVPTAFIEPVPDPIGDLISRYARTHGPFTVIDAAARFGLGTAVVHEALRRLGADRRVIDGEFRPDASGPEWVDAEILRRLRSRSLAALRQEVEPVSQDTLARFLPVWQHVGGRLTGVDGLVQVIDQLGGLALPASAWESIVLPSRLRDYSPAWLDELTTTGEVLWTGNGALPGSDGWMGLHLADSAQLTLPVRDTPVVEDSPLEQAIVDSLGHGGAFFFRQLSGMVGATLGVIDDKDLVEALWDLVWAGRLTNDTLAPLRSRVGGPTKARMPRARAYRGRGRLAMPSQSGPPTVAGRWSLVPAAETDPTVRAAATAERLLDRYGVVTRGAVMAEGQPGGFALAYKVLKGFEETGRARRGYFVEGLGAAQFATGATVDRLRSFSREPDDESPTTAVTLAATDPANPYGAALGWPEAEGHRPGRKAGALVVLVNGALTLYVERGGKTVLTFGDTGLDDAATSLARTVRAGLGRMRVEKINGEFAIGTPLGQALERAGFVPTPQGLRLRA, encoded by the coding sequence ATGAGCACCCTGCTCGGAAACTTCTCCGCCGCGACGCGCGAGTGGTTCACCGGCGCGTTCCCGGCCCCGACGGACGCGCAGCTGGGCGCCTGGGAGACGATCTCGGGCGGTTCGCATGCGCTGGTCATCGCGCCCACCGGGTCGGGCAAGACGCTCGCCTCGTTCCTCTGGGCGATCGACCGGCTGGCCTCCGAACCGGTACCCGAGGACCCGCTGCACCGCACCCGGGTGCTCTACATCTCGCCTCTGAAGGCACTCGGCGTCGACGTGGAGCGCAACCTGCGCTCACCGCTGGTGGGCATCACCCAGACCGCCAGGCGGCTCGGCGTTCCCGTGCCCGATATCAGCGTCGGCGTGCGCTCGGGCGACACCTCCAGCCAGGAGCGTCGGATGCTGCTGCGCAGGCCGCCGGACATCCTGATCACCACCCCTGAGTCGCTGTTCCTGATGCTCACCAGCGCGGCCCGCGACACCCTCGCCGGGGTCGAGACGGTCATTGTCGATGAGGTGCACGCGGTGGCCGCGACCAAACGCGGCGCCCACCTGGCGCTCTCGCTGGAACGGCTGGACCAGCTGCTGCCGAAGCCCGCGCAGCGCATCGGCCTGTCCGCGACCGTGCGCCCGCCGGAAGAGGTGGCCCGGTTCCTCGGTGGTGCGGCGCCGGTCACGATCGTGGCGCCGCCCGCGTCGAAACGGTTCGACCTGCGCGTCGCGGTGCCGGTGGAGGACATGTCCGAGCTCGGCACCACGAGCGAGGACGGCACCGGCAACCAGGGCTCGATCTGGCCGCATGTCGAGGAGGAGATCGTCGACCGGGTGCTTGAGAACCGGTCGACCATCGTCTTCGCGAATTCGCGGCGGCTCGCGGAGCGGCTCACCTCGCGGCTGAACGATATTTATGCGGAACGGATGTTTCCGACCTTGGAGGACGAGCTCGCCGAGACCTCACAAGGGGTCTCGGCAGGCTCGACCAGCGGAGCGGGCTCGACCGGCGGAGGGGGCTCGACCAGCGGAGCGGGCTCGACCGGCGGAGGGGGCTCGACCAGCGGAGCGGGCTCGACCGGCGGAGGGGGCTCGACCAGCGGCGGGATGCCTGCGGCGATCATGGGCCAGTCCGGGTCGACGGCGGCGGTCGCCACCGAGACCGAGCTGCTCGCCCGCGCCCACCACGGCTCGGTGTCGAAAGACCAGCGGGCGATCATCGAGGACGATCTCAAGAGCGGTCGGCTGCGCTGCGTCGTCGCCACCTCCTCGCTGGAACTTGGCATCGACATGGGCGCCGTCGATCTGGTGATTCAGGTGGAGTCACCACCGTCGGTGTCCAGCGGGCTGCAGCGGATCGGCCGCGCCGGGCACCAGGTCGGCGAGATCTCGCGCGGCGTGCTGATGCCGCAGCATCGTGCCGACCTGATCCACGCGGCGGTCACCAGTGAGCGGATGACCGCGGGACTGATCGAAGAGCTGGCGATTCCGCAGAACCCGCTCGACATCCTCGCCCAGCACACCGTTTCGGCGGTTGCCCTCGACGCGGTGGAGATCGAGGACTGGTTCCAGACCGTGCGGCACAGCGCACCGTTCGCAACCTTGCCGCGCAGCGCCTTCGATGCCACCCTCGACCTGCTCAGCGGCCGCTACCCGAGCGACGAGTTCGCCGAGCTTCGGCCCCGCATCGTCTGGGACCGGGTGAACGGCATGCTCACCGGCCGGCCCGGTGCGCAGCGACTCGCGGTCACCAGCGGCGGCACCATCCCCGACCGGGGACTGTTCGGGGTGTTCATGGTGGGGGCCTCGACGGCGCGTGGCAGCGGCCGGGTCGGCGAACTCGACGAGGAGATGGTCTACGAGTCCCGGGTCGGCGACGTCTTCGCGCTCGGCACCACCAGCTGGCGGATCGAGGAGATCACGCACGACCGGGTGATGGTCAGTCCGGCGTTCGGGCAACCCGGCCGGGTGCCGTTCTGGAAGGGCGATTCCCTCGGCCGTCCCGCCGAGCTCGGCCAGGCGATCGGCGCGTTCACGCGGGAGGTGGCCTCCTCGCTGGCCGCCGGCGAGACCGAGGAAGCCTCCATCCGGGATCGGCTGCTCGCCAGCGGACTCGACGACTACGCGGTGACCAACCTGCTCTCCTTCGTCGCCGAGCAGAAGCAGGCCACCGGTCAGGTGCCGACCGAGAAGACCCTGGTTGTCGAGCGATTCCGCGATGAGCTCGGCGACTGGCGGGTCATCCTGCACTCCCCGTACGGCATGAAGGTGCACGCGCCGTGGGCGCTCGCGGTCACCGCGCGGGTGCGGGAACGCTACGGCTTCGACGGCGCCGCGATGGCGGCCGACGACGGGATCGTGGTGCGGCTGCCGGAGACGGATGCCGATGCCCCCGGCGCGGAACTGTTCGTGTTCGAGGCATCCGAACTCCCCGACCTGGTGACCACCGAGGTCGGCGGCTCGGCGCTGTTCGCGTCGCGCTTCCGCGAATGCGCGGCCCGTGCCCTGCTCCTGCCGAAGTACAACCCGGGCCGGCGCTCGCCGCTCTGGCAGCAGCGGCAGAAGGCCTCGCAGCTGCTCGAGGTGGCGCGCAAGTACCCGGCGTTCCCGATCGTGCTGGAAACCGTGCGCGAAGTGCTGCAGGACGTCTACGACCTGCCCGCGCTGACCAGGGTCGCCGCCGAGATCGCCGGGAGGCGCATCCGCATCGTCGAGACCGAGACCCAGCAGGCGTCGCCGTTCGCGCGAGCGCTGCTGTTCGGGTACGTCGCCGCGTTCATGTACGAGGGCGACTCGCCGCTGGCCGAGCGGCGTGCCGCGGCGCTGTCGCTGGATCCGACACTGCTTGCCGAACTGCTGGGCACCACCCAGCTGCGGGAGCTGCTCGACGCCAAGGTGATCGACCAGGTGGAGCAGGAACTGCAGCGCCTGGTTCCGGAGCGCAAGGCGAAGGATGCCGAGGGCGTCGTCGACCTGCTGCGACTGCTCGGGCCGCTGTCGGTCGAGGAGATCGCGGAGCGGACGGTACTCACGCGGCCGGTCGAGCCTGATGGGCTCGATCAGCGGGAGGTGCTCGATCAGCGGGAGGTCATCACAGGCTGGCTGACCGAGCTGGCCCGCGCGAACCGGGTGCTGCCCGTGCAGATCGCCGGAACCGCACGCTGGGCGGTGGTTGAAGACGCCAGCCGGCTGCGCGATGCGCTCGGCGTTGCCCTGCCGATCGGCGTGCCCACCGCGTTCATCGAGCCAGTGCCTGACCCGATCGGCGACCTGATCAGCCGGTACGCCCGCACCCACGGCCCGTTCACCGTCATCGACGCCGCCGCCCGATTCGGGCTCGGCACCGCGGTCGTGCACGAGGCGCTGCGCCGGCTCGGGGCCGACCGGCGGGTGATCGACGGCGAGTTCCGGCCGGACGCGAGCGGACCGGAATGGGTGGATGCCGAGATCCTGCGCAGACTGCGCAGCCGCTCGCTCGCCGCACTTCGCCAGGAAGTGGAACCGGTCAGCCAAGACACCCTGGCCCGGTTCCTGCCCGTCTGGCAACACGTCGGCGGTCGGCTGACCGGCGTCGACGGTCTGGTGCAAGTGATCGACCAGCTCGGCGGGTTGGCCCTGCCGGCCTCGGCATGGGAGTCCATCGTGCTGCCGTCTCGGCTGCGCGACTACTCCCCCGCCTGGCTCGACGAGCTGACAACCACGGGTGAGGTGCTCTGGACCGGCAACGGCGCTCTGCCCGGCAGCGACGGCTGGATGGGACTGCACCTCGCCGACAGCGCCCAGCTGACCCTTCCCGTGCGAGACACCCCTGTCGTCGAGGACTCCCCGCTCGAACAGGCGATCGTCGACTCGCTCGGGCACGGGGGCGCGTTCTTCTTCCGGCAGCTGAGCGGCATGGTCGGCGCCACCCTGGGCGTGATCGACGACAAAGACCTCGTCGAAGCGCTCTGGGACCTCGTGTGGGCGGGTCGGCTCACCAACGACACCCTCGCCCCGTTGCGCAGCCGGGTCGGCGGTCCGACGAAGGCCCGGATGCCGCGGGCCCGCGCCTACCGCGGTCGCGGCCGCCTCGCCATGCCCAGCCAATCCGGTCCGCCGACCGTGGCCGGCCGGTGGTCGCTGGTACCGGCAGCGGAGACCGACCCGACCGTGCGCGCGGCGGCGACCGCCGAGCGGCTGCTCGACCGGTACGGCGTGGTCACCCGCGGCGCGGTGATGGCGGAGGGCCAGCCCGGCGGCTTCGCGCTCGCCTACAAGGTGCTCAAGGGCTTCGAGGAGACCGGCCGTGCCCGCCGCGGCTACTTCGTCGAAGGCCTCGGCGCGGCGCAGTTCGCCACCGGCGCGACGGTCGACCGGCTGCGCAGCTTCAGCCGGGAACCGGATGACGAGAGCCCGACCACCGCGGTGACCCTGGCCGCGACCGACCCGGCGAACCCGTACGGGGCGGCGCTCGGATGGCCGGAGGCGGAGGGACACCGGCCCGGCCGCAAGGCCGGCGCCCTAGTCGTGCTGGTCAACGGTGCGCTCACCCTCTACGTCGAACGCGGCGGCAAGACCGTGCTCACCTTCGGTGACACGGGACTCGATGACGCCGCCACGTCGCTGGCCCGCACCGTACGCGCCGGCCTTGGCCGGATGCGGGTCGAGAAGATCAACGGCGAGTTCGCGATCGGAACCCCGCTCGGGCAGGCACTGGAACGGGCAGGCTTCGTGCCCACCCCGCAGGGGCTGAGGCTGCGTGCCTGA
- a CDS encoding DUF5997 family protein gives MKPATAAKKLGVYLPATPAEFQDGTITRDEFNELQAHPPAWLVELRQNGPHPRPVVAHKLGISTSGLSRAGVTDALTTAEITALLEKQPEWLRTERATHAEVHAENMRIKARDAERRSRSTT, from the coding sequence ATGAAGCCCGCCACGGCAGCCAAAAAGCTGGGCGTGTATCTCCCGGCGACGCCGGCGGAATTCCAGGACGGCACGATCACCCGCGACGAGTTCAACGAGTTGCAGGCGCACCCGCCGGCATGGCTGGTCGAGTTGCGGCAGAACGGCCCGCACCCGCGCCCGGTGGTCGCGCACAAGCTCGGGATCTCGACCTCGGGGCTGTCCCGCGCCGGGGTGACCGACGCGCTCACCACCGCCGAGATCACCGCGCTGCTCGAGAAGCAGCCGGAATGGCTGCGCACCGAGCGTGCCACGCACGCCGAGGTGCACGCCGAGAACATGCGGATCAAGGCTCGGGATGCCGAGCGCCGCAGCCGTTCGACCACCTAG
- a CDS encoding LysR family substrate-binding domain-containing protein, whose product MAAFTLAYVPGVTPAKWARIWAERRPDEPLTLLQTDVADQVAALRDGRANMSLVRLPIDRDGVHLIPLYVEQPVVVVPKEHPVTEFDEVTLADLAGETMLELPDLTDAQLIEVVATGAGVALLPHSVARLYGRKDVKYRPVTDAEPTEVGLAWLADTESELTEELVGIVRGRTARSSRATPTPPAEKPEKPKRPATAKPARKPAPKRAHRQSSGAPKPRKKRGR is encoded by the coding sequence ATGGCCGCATTCACGCTCGCGTATGTCCCCGGCGTGACGCCGGCGAAGTGGGCGCGCATCTGGGCGGAACGGCGACCGGATGAGCCGCTCACATTGCTGCAGACGGATGTCGCGGACCAGGTCGCCGCGCTGCGGGACGGACGGGCGAACATGAGCCTCGTCCGGCTGCCGATCGACCGCGACGGGGTCCACCTGATCCCGTTGTACGTCGAGCAGCCGGTGGTGGTCGTGCCCAAGGAGCATCCGGTGACCGAATTCGACGAGGTGACCCTCGCCGACCTGGCAGGGGAGACCATGCTTGAGCTGCCCGACCTGACCGACGCGCAGCTGATTGAGGTCGTCGCAACCGGCGCCGGGGTCGCCCTGCTGCCGCACTCGGTCGCCCGGCTGTACGGGCGGAAAGACGTGAAGTACCGGCCGGTGACCGATGCGGAACCGACCGAGGTGGGACTGGCCTGGCTGGCCGACACCGAGTCCGAGCTGACCGAGGAGCTCGTCGGCATCGTGCGCGGTCGTACCGCGCGCAGCTCACGGGCGACGCCGACCCCGCCTGCCGAGAAGCCCGAGAAGCCGAAACGGCCGGCAACCGCGAAGCCTGCCCGCAAACCCGCTCCGAAACGTGCGCACCGGCAGTCGTCGGGCGCGCCGAAGCCGCGCAAGAAGCGCGGCCGCTGA
- a CDS encoding NUDIX hydrolase family protein, whose protein sequence is MASVGTPDPNSAWLSDDELAEARRRLPLLYVEAVPVRVDGLGTVTEVGVLLRANPAGEITRTLVSGRVMYGETLRDALFRHLEKDLGPMAFPLLPASPVPFSVAEYFPLPGVGTFHDDRQHAVALAYVVPVTGTCEPRQDALELTWMTPAEAASASVSAEMEGGRGTLLRAALASAGVLP, encoded by the coding sequence ATGGCATCCGTTGGCACCCCTGACCCGAACTCCGCCTGGCTCTCTGACGATGAACTGGCGGAAGCCCGGCGAAGGTTGCCGCTGCTCTACGTCGAGGCGGTCCCCGTGCGAGTCGATGGGCTCGGCACGGTGACCGAAGTCGGAGTGCTGCTCCGCGCGAACCCGGCGGGAGAGATCACCCGCACCCTGGTGTCCGGCCGGGTGATGTACGGCGAGACGCTGCGCGATGCGCTGTTCCGGCACCTCGAGAAGGACCTCGGCCCGATGGCCTTCCCGCTGCTGCCGGCCTCGCCGGTGCCGTTCTCGGTGGCTGAGTACTTCCCGCTGCCCGGCGTCGGGACGTTCCACGATGACCGCCAACACGCGGTGGCGCTGGCCTACGTGGTGCCGGTCACCGGCACCTGCGAACCGCGGCAGGATGCGCTGGAGCTCACCTGGATGACACCCGCGGAGGCGGCATCCGCTTCCGTCTCCGCCGAAATGGAAGGCGGCCGGGGGACGCTGTTGCGCGCGGCCCTCGCCTCGGCGGGCGTGCTGCCGTAG
- a CDS encoding DNA-formamidopyrimidine glycosylase family protein has product MPEGDTVFRTARRLDEALSGADLTVCDIRVPKFATVDLTGQTVHSTVSRGKHLLTRIGDSTVHTHLKMEGSWRLFRPGERWTQPAWKARIVLGTAGWTAVGFELGLVEVLPTSAEADAVGYLGPDVLGRDWDESEALRRMLAHPKVPIGVALIDQTVIAGLGTVYRNEALFLRGIRPERPVQDVPDLPGLITLARRLILANRDRNERVTTGNTRRGERTWVSHRQGERCRRCGTPIQKGQLGPNELMERDTYFCPHCQL; this is encoded by the coding sequence GTGCCTGAGGGGGATACCGTCTTCCGCACCGCGCGGCGACTGGATGAGGCACTCAGCGGGGCGGACCTCACCGTCTGCGACATCCGCGTCCCGAAATTCGCGACCGTTGATCTGACCGGGCAGACCGTGCACTCGACGGTATCGCGCGGCAAGCATCTGCTCACCCGGATCGGCGATTCGACCGTGCACACGCACCTGAAGATGGAGGGCTCCTGGCGGCTGTTCCGGCCGGGCGAGCGCTGGACCCAGCCGGCGTGGAAGGCCCGGATCGTGCTCGGCACCGCCGGCTGGACGGCAGTGGGCTTCGAGCTCGGGCTGGTCGAGGTGCTGCCCACCAGCGCGGAGGCCGACGCTGTCGGCTACCTCGGCCCGGACGTGCTCGGCCGGGACTGGGACGAATCCGAGGCGCTGCGGCGGATGCTCGCGCACCCCAAGGTGCCGATCGGCGTCGCCCTGATCGACCAGACGGTGATCGCAGGCCTCGGGACCGTGTACCGCAATGAGGCGCTGTTCCTGCGCGGCATTCGTCCGGAACGACCGGTTCAGGATGTCCCGGACCTGCCCGGCCTGATCACCCTCGCCCGTCGGCTGATCCTGGCGAACCGCGACCGTAACGAACGGGTGACCACCGGCAATACCCGCCGCGGCGAGCGCACCTGGGTCAGCCACCGGCAGGGTGAGCGCTGCCGGCGGTGCGGCACCCCGATCCAGAAGGGCCAGCTCGGGCCGAACGAGCTGATGGAACGCGACACCTACTTCTGCCCCCACTGCCAGCTGTAG
- a CDS encoding DEAD/DEAH box helicase: protein MSETTFSALGVPAPIVSALAKDGKTTAFPIQVDTLPDTMSGRDVLGRGKTGSGKTLAFSIPMVARLGGKLSGGKRRAGRPLGLVLAPTRELATQIAAAMQPLADAYGLKTTTIFGGVSQNRQVAALKEGVDIVVACPGRLEDLMKQNFVSLDAVEITVLDEADHMADLGFLPGVTRIMNATPDSGQRLLFSATLDNGVDKLVKKFLHNEVMHSVDEANSPVAAMTHHVFEVPADDKIALVRTLASGTGRRILFMRTKHHAKKLAKQLTEAGIPAVDLHGNLSQPQRDRNLAAFSDGSARVLVATDVAARGVHVDNVELVVHVDPPMEHKAYLHRSGRTARAGSEGDVVTVMTPSQRKDVAVLLRKAGIAVEPLSVTATSAAVTALVGDVAAYVKPQPKAAVSQGGGTSQGANARRKRTARDERTGLAPRRDRSGRPAEGRSSRPAEAGAAASGRSGGRAAGAGAAGGERRSSDQPKHGHGRPTTEGSHAPRSRRASAPSGAGSARAFSTSTGAGSTDFRTAGQSQGGQRRPNRRAQG from the coding sequence TTGTCTGAAACCACTTTTAGCGCGCTCGGCGTGCCCGCCCCGATCGTTTCCGCCCTCGCGAAGGACGGCAAGACCACGGCGTTCCCGATCCAGGTCGACACGCTGCCCGACACCATGAGCGGCCGCGACGTGCTCGGCCGTGGCAAGACCGGCTCGGGTAAGACCCTCGCGTTCTCGATCCCGATGGTCGCGCGCCTCGGCGGCAAGCTGTCCGGTGGCAAGCGCCGCGCCGGACGCCCGCTCGGCCTCGTGCTTGCCCCCACCCGTGAGCTCGCGACCCAGATCGCGGCAGCCATGCAGCCGCTCGCCGACGCGTACGGCCTGAAGACCACCACGATCTTCGGCGGCGTCTCGCAGAACCGTCAGGTTGCCGCGCTGAAGGAAGGCGTCGACATCGTCGTCGCCTGCCCCGGCCGGCTCGAAGACCTGATGAAGCAGAACTTCGTCTCGCTCGACGCGGTGGAGATCACCGTGCTCGACGAGGCCGACCACATGGCCGACCTGGGCTTCCTGCCCGGCGTCACCCGCATCATGAACGCCACCCCGGACTCCGGTCAGCGCCTGCTGTTCAGCGCAACGCTCGACAACGGCGTGGACAAGCTGGTGAAGAAGTTCCTCCACAACGAGGTGATGCACTCGGTCGATGAGGCGAACTCGCCCGTCGCCGCGATGACCCACCACGTGTTCGAGGTGCCTGCCGACGACAAGATCGCGCTCGTGCGCACCCTCGCCTCGGGCACCGGTCGCCGCATCCTGTTCATGCGCACCAAGCACCACGCCAAGAAGCTTGCCAAGCAGCTCACCGAGGCTGGCATCCCCGCCGTCGACCTGCACGGCAACCTGTCGCAGCCGCAGCGCGACCGCAACCTGGCCGCGTTCAGCGATGGCTCGGCTCGCGTTCTGGTGGCCACGGATGTCGCCGCCCGCGGTGTGCACGTGGACAACGTGGAACTCGTTGTGCACGTGGACCCGCCGATGGAGCACAAGGCATACCTGCACCGCTCGGGCCGCACCGCCCGCGCCGGCAGCGAGGGTGACGTCGTCACCGTGATGACCCCGTCGCAGCGCAAGGACGTCGCAGTGCTGCTGCGCAAGGCCGGCATCGCGGTCGAGCCCCTCTCGGTCACCGCGACCTCAGCAGCAGTCACCGCACTGGTCGGCGACGTCGCCGCGTACGTCAAGCCGCAGCCGAAGGCCGCTGTATCGCAGGGTGGTGGCACTTCACAGGGCGCCAACGCCCGCCGCAAGCGCACCGCTCGCGACGAGCGCACTGGTCTGGCGCCCCGCCGCGACCGGTCGGGACGTCCGGCCGAGGGCCGCAGCAGTCGTCCGGCAGAAGCTGGAGCCGCGGCATCCGGTCGCTCGGGTGGCCGCGCAGCCGGTGCCGGTGCTGCCGGTGGCGAGCGCCGGTCGTCTGACCAGCCGAAGCACGGTCATGGCCGTCCGACCACCGAGGGCTCGCACGCTCCCCGGTCGCGTCGGGCTTCCGCGCCGTCGGGCGCCGGTTCGGCTCGTGCCTTCAGCACGTCGACCGGGGCCGGGTCGACCGACTTCCGCACCGCCGGACAGTCCCAGGGCGGCCAGCGCCGCCCCAACCGTCGCGCGCAGGGCTAA